From the genome of Impatiens glandulifera chromosome 9, dImpGla2.1, whole genome shotgun sequence, one region includes:
- the LOC124914285 gene encoding adenylyl-sulfate kinase 3-like isoform X1, with protein MQMIATGNWSVIGSKNFRASYFGFSRLAAAVNSSVVCKSLGIGCADVRSIFLCPIRVMEVSKTLCVNEEAADDCFPCLSHSDDKLLGNDPDYGNNNGCVSTNIVWHKCSVEKVDRQELLKQKGCVIWITGLSGSGKSTVACAISRGLHARGKLTYVLDGDNVRHGLNRDLSFKVEDRAENIRRIGEVAKLFADSGVICIASLISPYIKDRDACRSLLPQGDFVEVFIDVPLPICEARDPKGLYKLARSGKIKGFTGIDDPYERPVNCEITLVPKTDGVCDSPDDMAGKVISYLEEKGYLQA; from the exons ATGCAG ATGATTGCGACAGGGAATTGGTCGGTTATAGGTTCTAAGAACTTTCGGGCATCGTATTTCGGCTTCTCGAGGCTTGCGGCGGCGGTTAATAGTTCCGTGGTCTGTAAGAGCTTGGGGATTGGCTGCGCGGATGTAAGATCAATATTTCTCTGTCCGATTAGGGTAATGGAGGTTTCTAAAACTTTATGCGTGAACGAGGAAGCAGCAGACGACTGTTTTCCATGTTTAAGCCATTCAGATGATAAGTTATTGGGGAATGATCCTGATTACG GTAACAATAATGGGTGTGTGTCTACAAATATTGTTTGGCACAAATGTTCTGTTGAAAAAGTTGACAGGCAAGAATTGCTTAAGCAGAAGGGTTGTGTCATCTGGATCACCGGTCTCAGTGGTTCAG GAAAGAGCACAGTTGCATGTGCCATAAGTCGTGGATTGCACGCCAGAGGGAAGTTAACATATGTACTTGATGGTGATAATGTCCGTCATGGTCTAAACCGTGATCTTAGTTTCAAAGTAGAGGATCGTGCAGAAAATATACGAAGAATCG GAGAGGTGGCAAAGCTTTTTGCTGATTCAGGAGTTATTTGTATTGCTAGTTTAATTTCTCCTTACATTAAGGACCGAGATGCTTGTCGTTCACTGCTCCCACAAGGAGATTTCGTCGAg GTGTTTATCGATGTTCCTCTACCAATATGTGAAGCTCGAGACCCGAAAGGCTTGTACAAACTTGCAAGATCTGGGAAAATAAAAG GTTTCACGGGTATCGATGATCCATATGAGCGACCTGTAAACTGTGAG ATAACTTTAGTCCCCAAGACTGATGGGGTTTGCGATTCGCCGGATGATATGGCTGGAAAGGTAATATCTTATCTGGAGGAAAAAGGGTATCTTCAAGCATGA
- the LOC124914285 gene encoding adenylyl-sulfate kinase, chloroplastic-like isoform X2: MEVSKTLCVNEEAADDCFPCLSHSDDKLLGNDPDYGNNNGCVSTNIVWHKCSVEKVDRQELLKQKGCVIWITGLSGSGKSTVACAISRGLHARGKLTYVLDGDNVRHGLNRDLSFKVEDRAENIRRIGEVAKLFADSGVICIASLISPYIKDRDACRSLLPQGDFVEVFIDVPLPICEARDPKGLYKLARSGKIKGFTGIDDPYERPVNCEITLVPKTDGVCDSPDDMAGKVISYLEEKGYLQA, encoded by the exons ATGGAGGTTTCTAAAACTTTATGCGTGAACGAGGAAGCAGCAGACGACTGTTTTCCATGTTTAAGCCATTCAGATGATAAGTTATTGGGGAATGATCCTGATTACG GTAACAATAATGGGTGTGTGTCTACAAATATTGTTTGGCACAAATGTTCTGTTGAAAAAGTTGACAGGCAAGAATTGCTTAAGCAGAAGGGTTGTGTCATCTGGATCACCGGTCTCAGTGGTTCAG GAAAGAGCACAGTTGCATGTGCCATAAGTCGTGGATTGCACGCCAGAGGGAAGTTAACATATGTACTTGATGGTGATAATGTCCGTCATGGTCTAAACCGTGATCTTAGTTTCAAAGTAGAGGATCGTGCAGAAAATATACGAAGAATCG GAGAGGTGGCAAAGCTTTTTGCTGATTCAGGAGTTATTTGTATTGCTAGTTTAATTTCTCCTTACATTAAGGACCGAGATGCTTGTCGTTCACTGCTCCCACAAGGAGATTTCGTCGAg GTGTTTATCGATGTTCCTCTACCAATATGTGAAGCTCGAGACCCGAAAGGCTTGTACAAACTTGCAAGATCTGGGAAAATAAAAG GTTTCACGGGTATCGATGATCCATATGAGCGACCTGTAAACTGTGAG ATAACTTTAGTCCCCAAGACTGATGGGGTTTGCGATTCGCCGGATGATATGGCTGGAAAGGTAATATCTTATCTGGAGGAAAAAGGGTATCTTCAAGCATGA